The Toxotes jaculatrix isolate fToxJac2 chromosome 14, fToxJac2.pri, whole genome shotgun sequence genome window below encodes:
- the ngdn gene encoding neuroguidin, giving the protein MASAVDNSSVERDLSEAVQLLNNLTEQVASVTSHVRELLTKVKDGTFKTSQGLSFLELRYHLLLFYLQDLSHLISVKGEGGKMKESEALDRVVTVRTVLEKMRPLDHKLKYQIDKLVRTAVTGSLAENDPLQLRPHPENLRSKLNESEESEDEAESSTASDRRAAHSSGKKYVPPKIAPVHYDGDVTEADRRKAQVERQRRAALRSSVIQELRQQYSDAPEEIRDRRDFQSERQSREDSHRKNYEESMMVRLNVPKNQKNAKKRGMMAMSGQLSGITHFGDITALTGGDGGQDGESARPKKKKKPMKKKTKRRAFRKHR; this is encoded by the exons ATGGCTTCCGCTGTGGACAAC agTTCAGTTGAACGTGATTTGTCCGAagctgttcagctgctgaataatCTCACGGAGCAG GTGGCCTCAGTCACGAGTCATGTCCGCGAGCTGCTAACCAAAGTCAAAGATGGGACATTTAAGACATCACAG GGTTTGTCTTTCTTGGAGCTTCGCTATCACCTGCTGCTCTTCTACCTTCAGGACCTCAGTCACCTGATCAGCGTCAAGGGCGAAGGAGGCAAGATGAAGGAGAGCGAGGCATTGGACAGAGTGGTCACAGTCCGGACG gtcCTGGAGAAGATGCGTCCCCTGGACCACAAACTGAAGTACCAGATTGATAAACTGGTGCGTACGGCGGTCACTGGCAGTTTAG CTGAAAACGACCCGCTGCAGCTGCGTCCTCATCCGGAGAATCTCAGAAGCAAA CTGAATGAATCTGAGGAGTCTGAAGATGAAGCTGAGAGCAGCACGGCCTCGGACAGGAGAGCAGCCCACTCTAGTGGCAAGAAATATGTACCGCCAAAGATTGCCCCAGTGCATTATG ACGGTGATGTGACCGAGGCCGACAGGAGGAAGGCTCAGGTGGAGCGTCAGCGGCGAGCAGCTCTCAGAAGCTCTGTGATCCAGGAGCTGAGGCAGCAGTACAGCGACGCCCCCGAGGAGATCAGGGACAGACGAGACTTCCAGAGTGAACGGCAGAGCCGCGAGGACTCTCACAG gAAAAATTATGAGGAGTCGATGATGGTTCGTCTCAATGTGCCCAAGAATCAGAAGAACGCCAAGAAGAGAGGCATGATGGCCATGTCCGGCCAGCTCAGCGGTATCACGCACTTCGGTGACATCACAGCGCTAACAGGCGGCGATGGTGGACAG GATGGGGAGAGCGCGCGtcccaagaagaagaagaaacccaTGAAGAAGAAAACCAAGAGAAGAG CTTTCAGGAAGCACAGATAG